The following coding sequences lie in one Streptococcus suis genomic window:
- a CDS encoding B-cell receptor associated protein-related protein, which translates to MYGNEFQVTKRQVAAGATIIGLIIFAVFFRLTAVVKIPANTVGVKVSAFNGVQEKTLQTGYHLKVPFADKVYKLPTSVQTKTMEAITTQTKDGQWLNTNIDVKYKVNKAEAMTVFTNYTDLENVSNSVVAPAVQRAIESVTGEYDIYEVLGSKRTEVYGKIDQKLKERFAADNLEFVSFTITDQDAGDEIEKAIKDESVKQKQVDSAKQDQEKVKIEAETKKIQAQADADAEVIKAQGQAKANAELNNSISDNLIRMKEAEARLEHGWVEVITQGDVITNQE; encoded by the coding sequence ATGTACGGAAATGAATTTCAAGTAACAAAACGTCAGGTAGCAGCAGGCGCTACAATTATTGGACTTATTATTTTTGCAGTATTTTTTAGATTGACCGCAGTTGTCAAAATTCCAGCAAATACCGTAGGTGTGAAGGTGTCGGCATTCAACGGAGTACAAGAAAAGACTTTACAGACGGGCTACCATCTGAAAGTTCCATTTGCTGATAAGGTGTATAAGTTACCGACATCAGTTCAGACCAAGACCATGGAAGCTATCACGACACAGACGAAGGATGGTCAGTGGTTGAATACCAATATTGACGTCAAGTACAAGGTCAACAAGGCAGAAGCTATGACTGTATTTACTAACTACACAGACCTGGAAAATGTGAGTAATAGCGTTGTCGCTCCAGCTGTGCAACGGGCCATTGAATCAGTGACAGGTGAGTATGATATTTACGAAGTACTAGGCTCTAAGCGTACAGAAGTTTATGGCAAGATTGACCAGAAACTAAAAGAGCGGTTCGCAGCTGACAACTTGGAATTTGTATCATTTACTATCACTGACCAAGATGCAGGCGATGAAATCGAAAAAGCCATCAAAGATGAATCTGTTAAGCAGAAACAAGTAGATTCAGCTAAGCAGGATCAAGAGAAAGTTAAAATAGAAGCTGAAACTAAAAAAATCCAAGCTCAAGCCGATGCCGATGCAGAGGTTATCAAGGCTCAAGGTCAAGCAAAAGCCAATGCTGAATTGAATAACTCTATTTCGGATAATTTGATTCGAATGAAAGAAGCTGAGGCTCGTTTGGAGCATGGCTGGGTTGAAGTTATCACACAAGGGGATGTGATTACGAATCAAGAGTAA
- a CDS encoding DUF1492 domain-containing protein, which yields MNKAKELLNELQNLDMDIQSRIDEINELEAGLLSSPKWTADKVKGGQAKKVDDVYTQLIVMKEAIEQDTNEVINRKLELGRLINKLKNPKSRSVLRMTYITKMYVDDVCDKMGISRTTFYTWRNTAICELNDVLEQMELN from the coding sequence GTGAACAAGGCTAAAGAGCTCTTGAATGAGCTACAAAATCTTGATATGGATATTCAAAGCCGTATAGATGAAATCAATGAGCTTGAGGCAGGTTTGCTCTCAAGCCCCAAGTGGACGGCAGACAAGGTCAAGGGTGGTCAGGCTAAAAAGGTTGATGATGTCTATACCCAGCTGATCGTGATGAAAGAGGCGATTGAACAAGATACCAATGAAGTTATTAACAGGAAACTTGAGTTAGGTAGATTGATTAACAAGCTGAAAAATCCAAAGAGCAGGTCAGTCCTCAGAATGACTTACATTACTAAGATGTATGTTGATGATGTTTGTGACAAAATGGGTATCAGTAGAACCACTTTCTATACTTGGAGGAATACGGCTATCTGTGAGTTGAATGATGTTTTGGAACAAATGGAACTAAATTGA
- a CDS encoding chromosome partitioning protein ParB yields the protein MRLLKIEYVPINNIFPYYNNARNNDGEAVKKVATSIKEFGFQQPILVDENNVIITGHTRLKAALSIGLSTIPIAYADNLTDEQVRAYRLADNRVAEYSSWDKAALALELEAFETIDMSDFGFDLSGFELASEDELPINELRKDGIIDKEHYSESHRETTVNQYNLRDYDATRVDGKYNIPSLEPVTYVPSKLQGFNYILNKPDYSAGIHFFLDDYQFERIWQRPEFYIEKLTEFDCVLTPDFSLYQDMPIAMQIWNVYRSRLIGQMMQNYGCTVIPTVSWSRHESFVFCFDGLPRNATLAVSTIGVKKSSEQMAAWRSGMDKMIDELSPKQLIVYGGEVEYDYKDIEVFYFDNETTKRMKEKGT from the coding sequence ATAAGATTGCTAAAAATTGAGTATGTGCCAATCAACAACATCTTCCCTTATTATAATAATGCCAGAAATAACGATGGGGAAGCTGTTAAAAAAGTAGCAACTTCAATAAAAGAGTTTGGTTTTCAACAACCTATCTTAGTCGATGAAAACAATGTGATAATAACAGGACATACAAGGCTCAAAGCCGCGCTTTCAATTGGATTAAGCACAATACCTATTGCTTATGCTGACAACCTGACGGATGAACAGGTTCGAGCGTATAGACTGGCTGATAATCGTGTAGCCGAGTATTCAAGTTGGGACAAAGCCGCGCTTGCCTTAGAACTTGAGGCCTTTGAAACAATTGACATGTCAGATTTTGGTTTTGATTTATCGGGTTTTGAGTTAGCTTCAGAAGACGAACTCCCAATAAATGAGTTACGTAAGGATGGGATAATTGACAAAGAACATTACAGTGAATCACATAGAGAAACCACTGTCAACCAATATAATTTGCGTGATTATGACGCAACTCGTGTCGACGGTAAATATAACATTCCATCACTTGAGCCGGTTACCTATGTGCCGAGTAAATTACAAGGTTTTAACTATATCCTTAACAAGCCCGATTATTCTGCTGGGATACACTTTTTTCTAGATGACTATCAATTCGAAAGGATTTGGCAGAGGCCAGAATTTTATATCGAAAAACTTACTGAATTCGATTGTGTCTTAACGCCAGATTTTAGTCTTTACCAAGACATGCCGATAGCTATGCAGATTTGGAATGTGTACAGGTCTCGATTAATTGGACAGATGATGCAAAACTATGGTTGTACAGTTATTCCGACTGTATCTTGGTCACGTCATGAGAGTTTTGTATTTTGCTTTGATGGTTTGCCACGAAATGCAACTCTCGCAGTATCAACAATCGGGGTTAAAAAATCTTCTGAACAGATGGCTGCATGGCGCTCTGGTATGGATAAGATGATCGACGAGTTATCGCCAAAACAGTTGATTGTTTATGGCGGCGAAGTTGAGTACGATTATAAAGACATAGAAGTTTTTTATTTCGATAACGAAACAACAAAAAGAATGAAAGAGAAAGGAACGTAG
- a CDS encoding stress-induced protein: MANEQNLIVPSSDEARKNGKKGGIASGKARRKKSNLKKAFETILQADVTSSVAKKQLEDLGFEATNEMAVAMVMMQKAMKGDVRAFEQISKLVTIDTKDRLDKQEQRERIKALQLENKKRELSLETNETHETALDRLFDKLEEEINGN, translated from the coding sequence ATGGCAAATGAACAAAACTTGATAGTCCCAAGCTCGGACGAAGCTCGAAAAAATGGAAAAAAAGGAGGCATTGCTTCCGGAAAAGCTAGAAGAAAAAAATCAAATCTAAAAAAAGCTTTTGAGACTATTTTACAGGCAGATGTAACAAGTTCAGTTGCCAAAAAACAACTAGAAGATTTAGGTTTTGAAGCAACAAATGAAATGGCTGTTGCAATGGTTATGATGCAGAAGGCTATGAAAGGCGATGTTAGAGCTTTTGAACAGATTAGCAAACTGGTTACTATAGATACAAAAGACCGATTGGATAAACAAGAACAACGAGAGCGTATAAAAGCTTTGCAACTAGAAAACAAAAAGCGCGAATTATCGTTGGAAACTAACGAAACGCATGAAACTGCACTTGATAGACTGTTCGATAAACTAGAAGAGGAAATAAATGGGAATTGA
- a CDS encoding PBSX family phage terminase large subunit produces the protein MGIDRLYHDKQLSILKRALREDWYMMINHGAVRAGKTQLDNDLFLMELRRAKRNAKACGVDNPMYILGATSAGTLRTNILQELSEKYGIDFKFDKHGNFTLFGVYVVTTFTGSVAGLRAIRGMTAYGAYINEATLANKEVFDEIRKRCSGFGARIICDTNPDHPNHWLKKDYIDKADDKSIIANHFTIFDNTFLNQRYIENLIATTPSGMFTERGIYGRWVSGEGAVYRDFKEDMLIPSKDIPTDDITIYYAGVDWGYEHHGSIVVCGQTADGRVYLLEEYSAQYQEIDYWVEIAKDIKLRYGNIYFYADSARPEHVARFEREHLKCVNADKSVLSGIEQVAKLMKQGRFFVCSEKVEKFKDEVYQYVWNEKTGEPEKKNDDVLDALRYAIYSHMAKPKAKVKRKSLFGL, from the coding sequence ATGGGAATTGATAGACTATACCACGATAAGCAACTCAGCATCTTAAAACGGGCCTTGCGTGAAGATTGGTACATGATGATAAACCATGGGGCTGTCCGTGCAGGTAAAACTCAACTTGATAACGACCTGTTCCTCATGGAGTTGCGTAGAGCGAAAAGAAATGCTAAGGCTTGCGGTGTTGACAATCCGATGTATATCCTCGGTGCTACCAGTGCAGGTACATTGCGGACTAACATCTTGCAAGAACTATCAGAAAAGTATGGGATAGATTTCAAGTTTGATAAGCATGGAAACTTCACGCTCTTCGGTGTCTATGTGGTTACGACATTTACAGGTTCTGTAGCTGGTTTGAGAGCGATTCGCGGTATGACGGCGTACGGAGCCTATATCAACGAAGCGACGCTTGCCAACAAGGAAGTCTTTGATGAAATCCGCAAGCGTTGTTCAGGTTTTGGCGCTCGTATTATTTGCGACACTAACCCAGACCACCCCAACCACTGGCTAAAAAAAGATTATATCGATAAAGCAGATGACAAGAGCATTATCGCCAACCATTTTACGATATTTGATAACACCTTCTTAAACCAGCGGTATATCGAGAACCTTATCGCAACAACGCCGAGTGGTATGTTTACAGAACGTGGTATCTACGGTCGTTGGGTCAGCGGGGAAGGAGCTGTCTATCGTGATTTCAAGGAAGACATGCTCATACCAAGCAAGGATATTCCAACAGACGACATCACCATCTATTATGCTGGTGTTGACTGGGGATATGAACACCATGGGTCTATCGTTGTTTGTGGACAGACGGCAGATGGTAGAGTCTATCTCTTAGAAGAATACTCGGCGCAGTATCAAGAAATTGATTACTGGGTGGAGATTGCCAAAGACATCAAATTACGGTACGGGAATATCTATTTCTACGCCGACTCCGCCCGTCCTGAACATGTCGCCCGATTTGAACGGGAACATCTAAAATGTGTGAATGCAGATAAATCTGTTCTGAGTGGAATTGAACAAGTGGCTAAGCTGATGAAGCAAGGTCGCTTTTTTGTTTGTTCGGAAAAGGTTGAAAAATTCAAAGATGAAGTCTATCAGTATGTCTGGAATGAGAAAACGGGCGAGCCAGAAAAGAAGAATGATGATGTACTGGATGCACTTCGTTATGCTATTTATTCGCACATGGCTAAACCAAAAGCCAAAGTCAAACGTAAATCGCTATTTGGCTTGTAG
- a CDS encoding phage portal protein has protein sequence MEETLVYSRSLYDEQNLDKDIIYKLILKHDQTSSKLKKLKDYYLGKHAIENHTRRSNLPNFKTVANHAKDIADTATGYFMGNAIRYPKTDDMDIEDLLEAFDSADVDSTDSDNALNMAIYGRAYEYIYVKEGENELVTRSLEPENTFIVYDDSIEQKPLFAVYYYQTKDDVTEESYYQAQVVTETLQYSMSLREQKKESEEGVPHNLEGLPIIEYRNNRYMVGDYEQQISLIDAYNSLMGNRVNDKEQAIESILVLYGAALADTPEEAREAMEILREEGLLELPKDASAEFLKNVLDEATVEVLRKALKEDIYTFSHVPNLSDENFAGNTSGVAMEFKLLGLEMITKTKERYYIKSLHKRIQIFANYYNWSQIYENAKAIIPQFSRGLPKNLLELSQIISNLKDKVSLRQLISLLPFVEDPDAEIKALEKEKETAQEEPTFSQNLPYEEGVTDGQSEVLGEAESPEDGSGDGPGRANRKATRRNTQAGK, from the coding sequence ATGGAAGAAACATTAGTCTATAGTCGCTCATTGTACGATGAGCAGAATTTGGATAAAGATATCATTTACAAATTGATATTAAAGCATGACCAGACAAGTAGTAAACTCAAGAAGCTAAAAGATTACTACTTGGGTAAGCACGCAATCGAAAATCACACACGCAGAAGCAACCTGCCAAACTTTAAGACAGTCGCCAATCACGCCAAGGACATTGCGGATACCGCCACAGGTTACTTTATGGGCAATGCTATCCGTTATCCTAAGACCGACGATATGGACATTGAAGACCTGTTAGAAGCATTTGATAGTGCAGATGTTGATTCGACAGACTCAGACAATGCTTTGAACATGGCAATCTATGGCAGGGCTTATGAGTACATCTATGTCAAAGAAGGTGAAAATGAGCTGGTAACACGTAGTTTAGAACCAGAGAACACTTTTATTGTTTACGATGATTCGATTGAGCAGAAACCCTTGTTTGCGGTCTATTACTATCAAACAAAGGACGATGTGACGGAAGAAAGTTATTATCAGGCCCAAGTAGTGACTGAGACTCTGCAATACAGCATGTCTTTGCGAGAGCAGAAGAAGGAGTCGGAAGAAGGTGTCCCACATAATCTTGAGGGGCTGCCAATTATTGAGTATCGAAACAATCGCTATATGGTTGGAGATTATGAGCAACAGATTAGCTTGATAGATGCGTATAATTCTCTGATGGGTAACCGTGTGAATGACAAGGAACAAGCTATCGAGTCCATCTTGGTCTTGTATGGTGCAGCACTTGCAGACACGCCAGAAGAAGCAAGGGAAGCAATGGAGATACTGCGAGAAGAAGGTTTGCTGGAATTGCCGAAGGACGCAAGTGCTGAGTTCTTGAAGAATGTCTTGGATGAGGCTACGGTCGAAGTACTTCGTAAGGCGCTGAAAGAGGATATTTACACTTTTAGTCACGTCCCTAATCTGTCAGATGAGAATTTCGCCGGGAATACATCAGGGGTAGCTATGGAATTTAAGCTTTTGGGGCTTGAAATGATTACCAAGACCAAAGAGCGATACTATATCAAATCTTTACACAAACGCATACAGATTTTTGCGAATTACTACAACTGGTCACAGATTTACGAAAACGCAAAGGCAATCATTCCGCAGTTTAGCCGTGGTTTGCCGAAGAATTTGTTGGAATTGTCTCAAATCATCAGCAATCTCAAAGACAAGGTTAGTCTGCGCCAGCTTATTTCGCTCTTGCCGTTTGTGGAAGACCCAGATGCAGAAATTAAAGCACTCGAGAAAGAAAAAGAGACTGCGCAGGAAGAGCCCACATTTAGCCAGAATTTGCCTTATGAAGAGGGTGTGACAGATGGACAATCAGAAGTATTGGGAGAAGCGGAAAGCCCAGAGGATGGTTCAGGCGATGGACCAGGCAGAGCAAACCGCAAAGCAACTCGACGAAATACACAAGCTGGCAAGTAG
- a CDS encoding phage head morphogenesis protein produces the protein MVQAMDQAEQTAKQLDEIHKLASRHITSKIDQIFESYRRDHGLTDDEAKRVLASVKDLSDIRELKLALQNTTDSEEIRQLLILLDSAPYASRIERYEALQREMDNLPTRLYKAENEASRAFYDEFIPDAYYHSIFDLQQQSGVAFAFNRIDPEEIRAIQQTPWLGANYSERIWGNTQALANELQKQLAVSLLTGRSAHETAEVINAQFGKGSYNSRRLVRTEASHFHAEMEALAYEEAEVERYRLVAVLDLRTSSICREHDGEVYLVSERVKGKNYPPLHPWCRTVTIALDDEEWLVKATRSARDPVTGKTIQVPANMTYKDWYEKYVKPKYKADNLDIWKIERANNQYEKYKSILGDKAPKSLEDYIDLKYNDREGLEQLKDRARWIKAKFPSEKSFNGHFEKHSHEFGNISKSDYLKLGQELLSNPIQDNILGYDTDSRRVRYDVKNNIYVLGNNGKATITTMMKPDEGRAYYDREVAKDLGS, from the coding sequence ATGGTTCAGGCGATGGACCAGGCAGAGCAAACCGCAAAGCAACTCGACGAAATACACAAGCTGGCAAGTAGGCATATCACTTCAAAGATTGACCAGATTTTTGAGAGTTATCGCAGAGACCACGGACTGACGGATGATGAAGCTAAGAGGGTACTGGCTAGTGTCAAGGATTTATCCGATATTCGGGAGTTAAAATTAGCTTTACAGAATACAACGGACAGTGAAGAGATACGGCAATTGCTTATCTTACTCGATTCGGCTCCCTACGCTTCCAGAATTGAGCGATACGAGGCTTTACAGAGGGAGATGGATAATTTACCCACCCGACTGTATAAAGCCGAAAATGAGGCTTCTAGAGCCTTCTATGATGAGTTTATTCCAGACGCTTACTATCACTCTATTTTTGATTTACAACAGCAGTCTGGTGTGGCATTTGCGTTTAACAGGATTGACCCAGAGGAAATCAGAGCTATCCAGCAAACGCCATGGCTTGGGGCGAATTACTCTGAAAGGATTTGGGGGAATACTCAAGCTTTAGCAAATGAATTACAAAAGCAATTAGCAGTCAGTCTGTTAACAGGTCGGTCAGCGCACGAGACTGCAGAAGTCATAAATGCCCAATTCGGAAAAGGTAGTTACAACTCACGCAGGCTGGTGCGGACAGAGGCCAGTCATTTCCACGCTGAAATGGAAGCTCTGGCGTATGAAGAAGCAGAAGTTGAGCGTTACAGACTTGTGGCTGTATTGGACCTGCGAACATCAAGTATTTGCCGAGAGCATGATGGAGAAGTCTACTTGGTCAGCGAAAGAGTGAAAGGGAAGAACTACCCGCCATTACACCCGTGGTGTAGGACGGTCACTATAGCGCTAGATGATGAAGAATGGTTGGTTAAAGCGACCAGAAGCGCCAGAGACCCAGTGACAGGCAAGACCATCCAGGTGCCTGCCAATATGACGTATAAAGACTGGTATGAGAAGTATGTTAAACCAAAATACAAGGCGGATAACTTGGACATTTGGAAGATTGAACGTGCCAATAACCAGTATGAAAAGTACAAGTCAATTCTTGGAGATAAGGCGCCTAAATCGCTTGAAGACTATATTGATTTGAAGTATAATGACAGAGAAGGATTAGAGCAGTTGAAGGACCGAGCTAGATGGATAAAAGCAAAATTCCCGTCTGAGAAGTCTTTTAATGGTCATTTTGAGAAACACAGTCATGAATTTGGGAACATTTCCAAATCAGATTATCTGAAATTAGGACAAGAGCTTTTATCAAATCCTATACAAGATAATATTCTTGGGTATGACACAGATTCTCGTCGTGTTAGGTATGATGTAAAAAATAATATCTACGTTCTAGGAAATAATGGAAAAGCAACAATCACGACAATGATGAAACCAGATGAAGGGAGAGCTTACTATGACAGAGAAGTTGCAAAAGACTTGGGTAGTTGA
- a CDS encoding DUF4355 domain-containing protein translates to MNEETQTVEVVEDDKQVAAEPEQVTTDPKDEKKYTDADVDAIIDKKFAKWKAEQEKAESEAKKLAKMNAEDKQKYQLDKREQDLADREAEITRRELTAEAKTILSERGLPIELVDVVNLADADSVRDSIDAIQKTWEAAVLKGVADKTKGSAPMKKAPQEQPTVEKWERDFLK, encoded by the coding sequence ATGAACGAAGAAACACAAACAGTCGAAGTGGTCGAAGATGACAAACAGGTAGCAGCTGAACCTGAACAAGTCACAACAGACCCGAAAGACGAAAAGAAGTACACCGATGCCGATGTCGATGCCATCATTGACAAGAAATTCGCTAAATGGAAGGCAGAGCAGGAAAAAGCTGAATCAGAAGCTAAGAAATTAGCCAAGATGAACGCCGAAGACAAGCAGAAGTACCAGCTTGACAAGCGTGAACAAGACCTTGCTGACCGTGAAGCGGAAATCACACGCAGAGAGCTAACCGCTGAAGCTAAGACGATTTTAAGCGAACGTGGCTTACCAATTGAGCTAGTAGACGTGGTTAATCTTGCTGACGCTGATAGTGTACGTGATTCCATCGATGCCATCCAAAAGACTTGGGAAGCAGCAGTCTTGAAAGGCGTTGCTGACAAGACCAAAGGAAGTGCACCGATGAAGAAAGCACCACAAGAACAACCAACCGTTGAAAAGTGGGAACGTGATTTTTTGAAATAA
- a CDS encoding sugar-binding protein, with the protein MPFENINTATSREKFLGIIEKVVAKKSYSAPLLLSNDAVEMNGRSFTVTKSDTTELKDYKRNADNEFDHAQTEERTYTLDQEKYWGRFVDRLDERDSNGEVNVNYVVARQAAEVVAPYLDHLRFDALLGNVSDNVVPANTKGANNSYQAVLDVSEKLDELDVVENRLLFVTPAFYKAIKSEIVNLPQGDTNQTVLYKGYVGQLDTFTVYKVPSKYLKGVQAVATIGGVVVSPIQVDETKYNNNIPGRFGELVEQLLYTGAFVFDFDQKYIISIATSKPEAKPSAQGKLNIRAEQWVSGATYEAGACVQNEGKLFEATKKVDSSSTAPGSDSANWKEIV; encoded by the coding sequence ATGCCATTTGAAAATATTAACACCGCAACATCCCGTGAAAAATTCTTAGGAATTATCGAGAAAGTTGTTGCTAAAAAATCTTACTCAGCTCCGCTTTTGCTATCGAATGATGCAGTGGAAATGAACGGGCGTTCATTTACTGTTACAAAATCTGACACAACAGAACTCAAAGACTACAAGCGTAATGCTGACAATGAGTTCGACCATGCACAAACAGAAGAACGCACATACACTCTGGACCAAGAAAAATACTGGGGGCGTTTTGTGGATCGTCTAGATGAGCGTGATTCAAACGGTGAAGTCAATGTCAATTATGTTGTCGCTCGTCAAGCTGCCGAAGTTGTGGCGCCGTACTTAGACCATCTTCGTTTTGACGCTCTTCTTGGTAATGTCAGCGATAATGTCGTACCAGCTAATACTAAAGGTGCTAATAATTCTTACCAAGCTGTCTTGGATGTTTCTGAGAAATTGGATGAATTGGACGTAGTGGAAAACCGCTTGTTGTTTGTGACGCCAGCATTTTATAAAGCGATTAAGTCAGAAATTGTCAACCTTCCACAAGGAGACACCAATCAAACTGTGCTTTACAAAGGTTATGTCGGTCAGTTGGATACATTCACGGTTTACAAAGTACCATCTAAGTACCTTAAAGGCGTACAAGCTGTTGCGACAATCGGCGGGGTAGTCGTTTCGCCTATCCAAGTAGATGAAACGAAGTATAACAACAACATCCCAGGTCGTTTTGGTGAATTGGTGGAACAATTGCTGTATACTGGAGCATTTGTCTTTGATTTTGACCAGAAGTACATCATTTCTATTGCGACCTCTAAACCAGAAGCGAAGCCAAGCGCACAAGGCAAATTAAACATCCGTGCAGAGCAGTGGGTATCTGGTGCAACTTATGAAGCTGGTGCTTGTGTACAGAACGAAGGTAAATTGTTTGAAGCCACTAAGAAAGTAGATTCATCCTCAACAGCTCCTGGCAGCGATTCAGCCAACTGGAAAGAGATTGTCTAG
- a CDS encoding phage head-tail adapter protein, whose amino-acid sequence MLEELKTLTGESDDKILSSLLLRAKNIILTETNRSQLTPALEGMQLEVALELYNRQGSEGETSRSEGGVSVSYKDGLSDTILNGIRSHRLARVAGRAFEAKPTEAVSDP is encoded by the coding sequence ATGCTAGAAGAATTAAAAACTTTGACAGGCGAGAGTGATGATAAAATCCTCTCGTCTTTGCTTTTGAGGGCTAAAAATATCATTTTGACTGAGACGAATCGAAGTCAGCTTACGCCAGCGCTGGAAGGAATGCAACTGGAAGTAGCACTCGAGTTGTACAACCGCCAAGGAAGCGAGGGCGAAACATCGCGAAGTGAAGGGGGCGTGTCTGTGTCATATAAAGACGGGCTGTCTGATACTATTTTAAATGGTATCCGCAGTCATAGACTCGCAAGGGTGGCAGGTCGTGCGTTTGAAGCGAAACCGACTGAAGCCGTATCTGATCCGTAA